In Desulfomicrobium macestii, a genomic segment contains:
- a CDS encoding methyl-accepting chemotaxis protein, producing MQFLQFWISKRNKDVSSPASTPPGADTRTDAALLDAVAGAIALQRLASPLDALGSRVNATTEDGLRQVAVIGKHTAAVADRADAMNGHATRQAEMAQAAIEHMARLESRLGEVEMRAKELSGAMAELLGFVATVETRIKGIGSVAHAIRDIAANTNMLALNATIEAAHAGAAGKGFGVIANEIRTLSHQTVDATTRVDDQNDEIGRNVASMVEAVRRVEDFVGRMQTSMDACLEDARVARPCVEEGGALAANLRGESQNIVRDVAAVQDSLAALQDGSASQAREAETLAIHARQVSETSESQLAAVGRLRFAAHERARCAVEVLVRDAGISAMERRPVETALRNAMSQGLFELLYVTDAKGRQIVDNVGQVSTIYGDTGLGKDWSQRPWFRHPAERRKTYVSDFYRSAATDAYCLTVSAPILDASGTLRGVLGADVDLGRLVEMARMHWTD from the coding sequence ATGCAATTCTTACAATTTTGGATAAGCAAACGGAACAAGGACGTTTCTTCACCCGCAAGCACACCCCCCGGCGCGGACACGCGCACCGATGCCGCGTTACTTGACGCCGTTGCCGGGGCCATTGCCCTGCAGCGGCTGGCCAGCCCCCTGGACGCTCTGGGGTCGCGGGTCAATGCCACCACCGAGGATGGGCTCAGGCAGGTGGCCGTGATCGGGAAGCATACCGCCGCAGTGGCCGACCGCGCCGATGCCATGAACGGGCACGCAACACGTCAGGCCGAGATGGCGCAGGCCGCCATAGAACACATGGCCCGCCTGGAATCCCGTCTGGGCGAAGTCGAGATGCGCGCCAAAGAACTCTCCGGCGCCATGGCCGAACTGCTCGGCTTCGTGGCCACGGTGGAAACGCGCATCAAGGGCATCGGCTCCGTTGCCCACGCCATCCGCGACATTGCCGCCAACACCAACATGCTCGCCCTCAACGCCACCATCGAGGCCGCCCATGCCGGAGCGGCGGGAAAAGGATTCGGCGTCATCGCCAACGAAATCCGCACCCTATCCCACCAGACCGTGGACGCCACCACACGTGTCGACGACCAGAACGACGAAATCGGCCGGAATGTCGCCTCCATGGTCGAGGCTGTGCGCCGGGTGGAAGACTTTGTGGGGCGGATGCAGACTTCCATGGACGCCTGCCTGGAGGATGCGCGGGTGGCCCGGCCATGCGTGGAGGAAGGAGGGGCACTGGCCGCGAATCTGCGCGGCGAAAGCCAGAATATCGTGAGGGACGTAGCCGCCGTGCAGGACAGCCTTGCCGCGCTGCAAGACGGCAGCGCTTCCCAGGCTCGCGAGGCCGAAACCCTGGCCATCCATGCCCGGCAGGTCAGCGAAACGTCCGAGAGCCAGCTTGCAGCCGTGGGCAGGCTGCGATTCGCCGCCCATGAGCGGGCCCGGTGCGCCGTTGAAGTCCTGGTACGTGACGCCGGCATCAGCGCCATGGAGCGCCGCCCGGTGGAAACCGCCCTGCGCAACGCCATGAGCCAAGGGCTTTTCGAGCTGCTATACGTAACCGACGCCAAGGGCAGACAAATCGTGGACAACGTGGGCCAGGTGAGCACAATCTACGGCGACACCGGCCTTGGCAAGGACTGGTCACAGCGGCCTTGGTTCCGCCACCCTGCGGAACGGCGCAAAACCTATGTCTCGGACTTCTACCGCTCCGCCGCCACCGACGCTTACTGCCTCACGGTTTCCGCTCCCATCCTCGACGCATCGGGCACCCTTCGAGGAGTGCTTGGCGCGGACGTTGATCTCGGGCGCCTCGTGGAAATGGCGCGCATGCACTGGACGGACTGA
- a CDS encoding putative quinol monooxygenase: MFAVIVKVHIKPEHKKMFIEEMLADGRGSVNNEPDCLLFNIVQDHDDENLLHLYEVYQDAEAFEKHKATPHFVRWVETTQDWLAKPLEIATGSHLFPEDRVWKKQG, encoded by the coding sequence ATGTTCGCCGTTATCGTAAAAGTTCACATCAAGCCGGAGCACAAAAAGATGTTTATTGAAGAAATGCTCGCTGATGGGCGTGGCTCAGTAAACAATGAACCGGATTGCCTGCTTTTCAATATCGTTCAGGATCATGATGACGAGAACCTTCTCCACCTCTATGAAGTCTATCAAGATGCTGAAGCCTTCGAAAAACACAAGGCAACTCCCCACTTTGTGCGCTGGGTTGAAACCACGCAGGACTGGCTTGCAAAACCTCTGGAGATAGCGACCGGCTCCCACCTGTTTCCGGAGGACCGCGTCTGGAAAAAACAGGGCTGA